A portion of the uncultured Fibrobacter sp. genome contains these proteins:
- a CDS encoding endonuclease, with translation MAVVTIAWSRVDPEEAPHHYNYRNASQQMRRIYYGELQETLYCGCRYQDKKHVDFSTCDFAPRENPNRKSFKRAESIEWEHIVTAHNMGQHLPCWREGGRKNCSANDTTFKLMEGDLHNLYPAIGEINGDRNNFMYSQWTNTPEPMYGKCKTIVDFKLKKAQPREEARGIIARAHFYMEKTYGINLSKQDRQLFEAWDKTYPVTPKECERDRRIFKVQGDHNPFVYEKCPR, from the coding sequence GTGGCAGTTGTCACCATTGCATGGTCGCGTGTGGACCCCGAGGAGGCTCCGCACCACTATAATTACAGAAACGCATCGCAGCAGATGCGCCGCATTTACTACGGAGAACTCCAGGAAACGCTTTACTGCGGATGCCGCTACCAGGACAAGAAACATGTCGACTTTTCGACATGCGACTTTGCACCGCGCGAAAATCCGAACCGTAAAAGTTTCAAGCGCGCAGAATCCATCGAATGGGAACATATCGTAACCGCGCACAATATGGGGCAACACCTCCCCTGCTGGCGAGAAGGGGGCCGCAAGAACTGCAGTGCAAACGACACCACATTCAAGCTGATGGAAGGCGACTTGCATAATCTCTACCCCGCAATCGGCGAAATCAACGGGGACCGAAATAATTTTATGTACAGCCAATGGACAAACACCCCTGAACCCATGTACGGCAAATGCAAGACGATTGTCGACTTCAAACTTAAAAAGGCTCAACCCCGCGAAGAGGCGCGCGGAATTATCGCACGTGCGCATTTCTACATGGAAAAGACGTACGGAATTAATTTGTCAAAACAGGACCGTCAATTGTTCGAAGCCTGGGACAAGACGTACCCGGTCACCCCCAAGGAATGCGAACGCGATCGCCGCATTTTCAAGGTGCAAGGAGACCACAATCCGTTCGTATACGAAAAATGCCCCCGTTAG